One Lachancea thermotolerans CBS 6340 chromosome F complete sequence DNA window includes the following coding sequences:
- the TRP4 gene encoding anthranilate phosphoribosyltransferase (similar to uniprot|P07285 YDR354W Saccharomyces cerevisiae TRP4 anthranilate phosphoribosyl transferase) translates to MSELSSYTKLLLQFPPKLSPQDLGKAIELIIDSLASDPQPSVEVYVPIASFLSSLRATGLDLKAEYISEAAKTVLKYSDVVESAAEPSSDIILDIVGTGGDGQNTFNVSTSSAIVASGIPGIKVCKHGGKSSTSNSGAGDLIGVLGCDSSKVNARSVPRLWAGNSFLFLLAPYFHDGMRHVALLRKLLKIPTIFNVLGPLLHPVDQVQKRVLGVYSEALGPEYARAAALVYPDSETFVVWGHVGLDEVSPTGKTTVWHTKPHSTEILSFEIDPSFFGLQEHSLKDCASLGPQENAKILKAILGGRYHKGENGVYDYILLNTAVLYCLSTGTKNWKEGIQAAEDSIHSGRALQSLEHFIVSTSAL, encoded by the coding sequence ATGAGTGAATTGAGCTCCTACACTAAGCTTTTATTACAGTTTCCTCCGAAGCTCAGCCCTCAAGACCTGGGGAAAGCTATTGAACTGATCATAGACTCTCTGGCAAGCGACCCACAGCCATCTGTCGAAGTTTATGTGCCAATCGCGAGTTTCTTGAGTAGTTTGCGGGCTACCGGGCTAGACCTGAAAGCGGAATATATCTCGGAGGCGGCTAAGACTGTGCTGAAATACTCAGACGTGGTGGAATCGGCAGCAGAGCCCTCGTCCGACATCATCCTCGACATTGTGGGCACGGGTGGGGACGGACAGAACACGTTCAATGTTTCGACATCATCCGCCATTGTCGCTTCGGGAATCCCAGGCATCAAGGTCTGCAAACACGGCGGAAAGTCCTCGACGTCAAACAGCGGCGCCGGCGACCTGATTGGCGTGCTCGGCTGCGATAGCTCGAAGGTGAACGCGCGCTCGGTGCCGCGGCTGTGGGCCGGCAACTCTTTCCTCTTCCTGCTCGCTCCGTACTTCCACGACGGCATGCGCCATGTGGCTCTGCTACGCAAACTGCTGAAGATACCCACGATTTTTAACGTTCTGGGCCCTTTGCTGCATCCGGTGGACCAGGTTCAAAAGCGCGTGCTAGGAGTATACTCTGAGGCCCTGGGGCCCGAGTacgcgcgcgccgctgcgCTTGTGTACCCTGACAGCGAGACTTTTGTCGTATGGGGCCATGTGGGGCTGGACGAGGTTTCCCCCACAGGCAAGACCACCGTCTGGCACACCAAGCCACATTCCACGGAGATCTTGTCTTTTGAGATTGACCCCTCATTTTTTGGTCTACAGGAGCACTCTCTCAAAGACTGTGCCTCCTTGGGGCCGCAGGAGAACGCCAAGATCCTCAAGGCTATCTTGGGCGGTCGCTACCACAAGGGCGAGAACGGTGTCTACGACTACATCTTGTTAAACACAGCGGTCCTGTATTGCCTCAGCACCGGCACGAAGAATTGGAAAGAAGGTATTCAGGCTGCAGAGGACTCTATTCACTCCGGACGTGCCCTCCAGTCGCTCGAACATTTCATCGTTAGTACCAGTGCGCTGTAA
- the CDC12 gene encoding septin CDC12 (highly similar to uniprot|P32468 Saccharomyces cerevisiae YHR107C CDC12 Component of the septin ring of the mother-bud neck that is required for cytokinesis septins recruit proteins to the neck and can act as a barrier to diffusion at the membrane and they comprise the 10nm filaments seen with EM), with translation MSSETTLVGVSNLPNQRYKIVSNSGGTFTLMVCGESGLGKTTFINTLFQTTLKHADPQQRRHQPIKRTVEIDVLRAVLEEKNFSLRVNVIDTPGFGDNVNNNKSWQTIVDFIDEQHDSYMRQEQQPHRDVKFDLRVHAVLYFIRPTGHGLKPLDIETMKRISSRANLIPVIAKSDTLTAKELQAFKLRIRQVIEAQEIRIFTPPLDESETPDPAVMEHARQLIESMPFAIIGSETKFDNGQGSVVPARKYPWGLVEVENDAHCDFRKLRSLLLRTNLLDLVLSTEELHYEAYRRLRLEGSGASEDPSLPTRAPARKLSHNPQFKEEENALKKYFTDQVKAEEQRFRQWEQNIVNERIRLNGDLEEVQAKVKTMEEQVRSLQLRKH, from the coding sequence ATGAGTTCTGAAACTACACTTGTTGGCGTTTCCAACCTGCCTAACCAGCGCTACAAGATTGTGTCCAATAGCGGCGGGACTTTCACTTTGATGGTCTGCGGTGAGTCGGGATTGGGTAAGACAACCTTTATCAACACGCTGTTCCAGACCACGCTGAAGCATGCAGACCCCCAACAGCGTCGCCACCAGCCAATCAAGCGCACTGTAGAGATTGATGTGCTGCGTGCCGTGCtcgaagagaagaacttctCGCTCAGGGTCAACGTGATTGACACACCGGGATTCGGCGACAATGTCAACAACAATAAATCGTGGCAGACAATCGTCGACTTCATCGACGAGCAGCACGACTCCTACATGCGtcaagagcagcagccCCACCGTGACGTCAAATTCGACCTGAGAGTGCACGCTGTGCTGTACTTTATTAGACCCACAGGCCACGGGCTGAAGCCTCTGGACATTGAGACCATGAAACGCATTTCCTCGAGGGCCAACCTGATCCCCGTGATTGCCAAGTCTGACACGTTGACAGCCAAAGAGCTACAGGCCTTCAAGCTGAGGATCAGACAAGTGATCGAAGCGCAAGAAATCCGCATTTTCACTCCGCCTCTGGACGAGTCCGAAACCCCAGATCCTGCTGTTATGGAACACGCCAGACAGCTCATCGAGTCGATGCCGTTCGCCATAATCGGCTCCGAGACAAAGTTCGACAACGGCCAGGGCTCAGTTGTGCCTGCTAGGAAATACCCATGGGGCCTTGTGGAGGTGGAGAACGATGCGCACTGCGACTTCCGCAAGCTGAGAAGTTTGCTGTTGAGAACCAACCTATTAGACCTAGTCTTGTCCACCGAAGAGCTCCACTATGAGGCCTACAGGAGGCTGCGTCTCGAAGGCTCTGGCGCGTCCGAGGATCCTTCGCTACCAACCAGGGCACCAGCTAGAAAGCTCTCACACAATCCACAGTTCAAAGAGGAGGAGAAcgccttgaagaagtactTCACCGACCAAGTGAAGGCTGAAGAGCAGCGGTTTAGACAGTGGGAACAAAACATCGTGAATGAGAGAATTAGGCTAAATGGAGATCTCGAGGAGGTGCAGGCCAAGGTAAAAACAATGGAAGAGCAAGTCAGGTCTCTTCAGTTGAGAAAGCATTGA
- a CDS encoding thioredoxin-disulfide reductase (highly similar to uniprot|P29509 YDR353W Saccharomyces cerevisiae TRR1 Thioredoxin reductase) yields MLLKPLTRSFRSSPLFQSPKRMVHHRVTIIGSGPAAHTAAIYLARAEIKPTMYEGMFANGVAAGGQLTTTTDIENFPGFPEGMSGSELMDRMKKQSERFGTDIITETVAKVDVTSRPFKFWTEFNEDAEPNTTDALILATGASAKRMNLPGEETYWQQGISACAVCDGAVPIFRNKPLAVIGGGDSACEEACFLTKYGSKIYMLVRKDHLRASTIMQRRAEKNEKIEILYNTVALEAKGDGKFLNALRIKNVQTNEESDLPVNGLFYAIGHTPATSLLAGQVDLHENGYVKTVPGSALTSVPGVFAAGDVQDSRYRQAVTSAGSGCMAALDAEKFLAEQE; encoded by the coding sequence ATGCTCTTGAAACCACTAACAAGATCATTCAGATCATCCCCGCTATTTCAATCACCTAAAAGAATGGTTCACCATAGAGTTACTATTATCGGTTCCGGCCCAGCCGCTCACACCGCTGCTATTTACCTGGCGAGAGCTGAGATTAAGCCCACAATGTACGAGGGCATGTTCGCCAACGGCGTCGCCGCAGGTGGCCAGTTGACCACCACAACAGACATCGAGAACTTCCCAGGTTTCCCGGAGGGTATGTCTGGCAGCGAGCTGATGGACagaatgaagaagcagTCTGAGAGATTCGGCACCGACATCATTACTGAAACTGTGGCGAAGGTTGACGTCACTAGCAGACCTTTCAAGTTCTGGACTGAATTCAACGAAGACGCCGAACCAAACACCACTGACGCCTTGATCTTGGCCACCGGTGCCTCCGCAAAGAGAATGAACCTCCCCGGTGAGGAGACCTACTGGCAGCAGGGTATCTCCGCGTGCGCGGTTTGTGACGGTGCTGTGCCAATCTTCAGAAACAAGCCTTTGGCTGTTATTGGCGGTGGTGACTCTGCGTGCGAAGAGgcctgcttcttgaccaaGTACGGTTCTAAGATTTACATGTTGGTCAGAAAGGACCATCTGCGTGCGTCTACCATTATGCAAAGACGTGCCGAAAAGAACGAGAAGATCGAGATCCTATACAACACTGTCGCGCTCGAAGCCAAGGGTGACGgcaagttcttgaacgcCTTGAGAATCAAGAACGTCCAGACCAACGAGGAGTCGGACTTGCCCGTCAACGGTCTCTTCTACGCCATCGGTCACACACCAGCAACTTCCTTGTTGGCTGGCCAAGTCGACCTTCACGAGAATGGCTACGTGAAGACCGTCCCAGGTTCTGCTTTGACCTCTGTGCCAGGTGTTTTCGCTGCTGGTGATGTCCAGGACTCTAGATACAGACAGGCTGTCACCTCTGCTGGCTCGGGCTGCATGGCCGCCCTGGACGCTGAGAAGTTCTTGGCCGAGCAAGAATAA
- the YPT35 gene encoding Ypt35p (weakly similar to uniprot|P38815 Saccharomyces cerevisiae YHR105W YPT35 Hypothetical ORF) has protein sequence MPSVFQNSRLESCHLQNNVGLSIRSSLTEVHLSHQGPLRTSTGRQRRPRPSRTRKMPQSIQFLAPEPINLVNNEPSADEVTGSSLHFKNITVGSCTIVNSQNNKFSVWQLEVTLSPTGTSGAGSPHIRVYKRYTDFELFREKLLRSLTPALRPCVPQLPPKVSWYESWHYGQANFKSSWLARRRAGLEYFLNQVLLNDKVLTEALPCVKEFLEK, from the coding sequence ATGCCAAGCgttttccaaaatagcCGTTTAGAATCGTGTCACCTGCAGAACAACGTGGGTCTCAGCATACGAAGCTCACTAACAGAGGTTCATTTGTCCCATCAAGGTCCGCTACGTACATCTACAGGCCGCCAACGAAGACCACGCCCTTCGCGCACTCGCAAAATGCCACAGAGCATCCAGTTCCTCGCACCCGAGCCTATAAACCTTGTGAACAACGAGCCTTCCGCAGACGAGGTGACAGGCAGCTCTTTgcacttcaagaacatcacAGTGGGCAGCTGCACGATCGTCAACAGCCAAAATAACAAGTTCTCCGTATGGCAACTCGAGGTCACCCTTTCTCCAACTGGAACAAGTGGTGCGGGCAGCCCTCACATTCGGGTCTATAAGAGGTACACAGATTTCGAGCTCTTCCGCGAAAAGTTGCTACGCTCTCTGACACCCGCTCTGAGACCCTGTGTACCGCAGCTGCCGCCCAAGGTGTCGTGGTACGAATCATGGCACTATGGCCAGGCCAATTTCAAGAGTAGCTGGCTAGCTCGTCGCCGCGCTGGGCTTGAGTACTTTCTCAACCAAGTGTTACTTAATGACAAGGTGCTGACAGAAGCCTTGCCATGTGTCAAGGAGTTTCTAGAGAAATAA
- the GRE3 gene encoding trifunctional aldehyde reductase/xylose reductase/glucose 1-dehydrogenase (NADP(+)) (highly similar to uniprot|P38715 Saccharomyces cerevisiae YHR104W GRE3 Aldose reductase involved in methylglyoxal d-xylose and arabinose metabolism stress induced (osmotic ionic oxidative heat shock starvation and heavy metals) regulated by the HOG pathway), with protein MVYVSETVKLNNGLEMPLVGLGCWKIPNEVCASQVYEAIKLGYRLFDGAQDYGNEKEVGQGIRKAIDEGIVKREDLFVVSKLWNSYHDPKNVKKALKRTLQDLGLEYLDLFYIHFPLAFKFVPFEERYPPGFYTGAEDEKKGVISLEKVTVLDTYRALEQCVDEGLIKAIGVSNFRGILLHDLLAGAKIPPACLQIEHHPYLTQEKLVEYCKQQGIQVVAYSSFGPQSFLEMDSQLAKSTPTLFEHDVVKKVANNHGVSTSEVLLRWATQRRVAIIPKSSKKERLLNNLQINEKLTLSDEELQEISSLNKDIRFNDPFNWLDMKFPVFA; from the coding sequence ATGGTTTACGTTTCTGAAAcagtcaagctcaacaacgGCCTTGAAATGCCCCTAGTGGGACTGGGGTGCTGGAAGATTCCTAACGAAGTTTGCGCTTCCCAAGTCTACGAAGCTATCAAGCTGGGATACAGGCTTTTCGACGGGGCTCAAGACTACGGCAACGAGAAAGAAGTTGGCCAAGGCATCCGCAAGGCCATTGACGAAGGGATCGTTAAAAGAGAAGATCTGTTCGTGGTTTCAAAACTGTGGAACTCCTACCACGACCCTAAAAATGTGAAGAAGGCCTTGAAGAGAACCCTACAAGATCTCGGCCTCGAGTACCTAGACTTGTTCTACATCCACTTTCCATTGGCGTTCAAGTTCGTGCCTTTCGAGGAAAGATATCCTCCAGGCTTCTACACCGGCGCCGAGGACGAAAAGAAGGGTGTGATTAGCCTAGAAAAGGTCACAGTCCTCGACACCTACCGCGCTTTGGAGCAGTGCGTCGATGAAGGTCTCATCAAGGCCATTGGGGTATCGAACTTCCGCGGAATCCTTCTTCACGACCTATTGGCCGGGGCTAAGATTCCTCCAGCCTGCTTGCAAATCGAGCACCACCCTTACCTTACGCAAGAGAAGCTAGTGGAGTACTGCAAACAGCAGGGGATTCAGGTGGTCGCATACTCTTCTTTCGGCCCACAGTCCTTCTTGGAGATGGACTCGCAACTTGCCAAGAGCACTCCTACTCTGTTTGAACATGATGTTGTGAAAAAGGTGGCCAACAACCACGGAGTGTCTACTTCAGaggttttgttgagatgGGCGACCCAAAGACGCGTTGCCATCATTCCAAAATCTtcgaagaaggagagaTTGTTGAACAATCTGCAAATAAACGAGAAGTTAACACTCTCGGATGAAGAGCTACAGGAGATTTCCTCTTTGAACAAGGATATCCGCTTCAATGACCCTTTCAACTGGCTTGACATGAAGTTCCCAGTCTTCGCTTGA
- the YPQ2 gene encoding Ypq2p (similar to uniprot|Q06328 Saccharomyces cerevisiae YDR352W Hypothetical ORF) — protein MSCSYRALPHISTVAGSISFLSSFIAQIPQVLETYVDKTVEGLSPLFLLAWLFGDITTLIGATLTNQLPFQIILALYFLANDLFICGQYYYYGVMHNNELATPGHEYKTSDERLALVRSRGTELSIGAGAQRRSWIASLLCFGSQANAMPLAIITESNSNSPSSSGLGMALAWAGAMCYVSARIPQLIKNYKRKSTDGLSPFLFINTLIANLTYTISIFTSCEFLSNDDRLGFAMSELPFIIGSTGTILFDLIYFYQHYILYAPDMRLRELEARVDGSNPEEERVAPVNEATPLL, from the coding sequence ATGTCGTGTTCCTACCGAGCGTTGCCACATATCTCGACCGTAGCTGGCTCGATCTCCTTCCTGTCATCGTTTATCGCCCAAATTCCACAAGTCTTGGAAACATACGTTGATAAAACAGTTGAAGGGCTCTCGCCACTGTTTCTACTCGCTTGGCTGTTCGGCGATATCACTACGCTTATAGGCGCTACTTTAACCAACCAACTACCCTTTCAGATTATACTGGCGCTATATTTCCTTGCCAATGATCTTTTCATCTGCGGACAATACTACTACTACGGCGTTATGCACAATAATGAGCTTGCCACGCCCGGGCATGAGTACAAGACTTCTGACGAAAGGCTGGCTCTCGTCAGGAGCCGCGGCACCGAACTGAGCAtcggcgctggcgcgcaGCGCAGATCCTGGATTGCAAGTTTGTTATGCTTCGGATCTCAGGCCAACGCCATGCCTCTGGCGATCATCACTGaaagcaacagcaacagcccATCCTCATCTGGTCTTGGTATGGCTCTTGCGTGGGCTGGCGCCATGTGCTACGTTTCTGCGAGAATCCCTCAGTTAATCAAAAATTACAAGCGCAAGTCCACAGATGGTCTTTCTCCATtccttttcatcaacaccCTGATCGCTAACCTGACTTACACCATCAGCATATTCACCAGCTGCGAATTTCTGTCAAACGATGACAGGCTGGGGTTTGCAATGAGCGAGCTGCCTTTTATCATTGGAAGTACTGGAACCATTTTGTTCGACCTAATCTACTTCTACCAGCATTACATCCTATATGCTCCAGACATGCGTCTTAGGGAGCTTGAAGCACGCGTCGACGGTTCCAACCCTGAAGAGGAGAGGGTCGCCCCAGTCAACGAGGCCACACCATTATTGTAG
- a CDS encoding KLTH0F16654p (similar to uniprot|P38814 YHR103W Saccharomyces cerevisiae SBE Protein involved in the transport of cell wall components from the Golgi to the cell surface) → MSLHSAHTLDTLQEEAGTPRSKHNVSTQSPALRVKTGLYPKPSSGSSNGSKTIGLGIARRPSDNLLMNLAQEQQRQQGQPSAVVPPPSRKQLVSSNDRPLSNESILTQNSALFSSNPNSTASSSSDNSRGSSFIDDLSTDSVKRIGDETTFAETDGESTIDLTSTLGSEVSNSTHQSLVSAPPKTRYVFTNSSLTRSQVSFSASSPSPLKNNISPNAAPNKLFSKSTSALSQQQVLTPSQRYRLRKEKNKTALQNSIKQKEKFYEEQESPNTGGYTNESDIDNSLIWNIPVASNSTNSFLMSLKPPPKTTRSKSTGGFSRSSSQHSNLSESNSGYLDYHEMPPSPVPGLHKTSDFEYLQKTSESLSTIYQHSSNRFSQSKLWERNSSMEFLPMQFKTASDEGMEDLRLVSDDKVRLCSPSRPTWLPPKVESERKSHEEQINKTMSMASIDLLDKSREREERLVRDETNRQKIVLLIDRGLTRQSSLHNLKKIIWDTQLMPEVRAQVYDKILQSESRLISKLYIEPLRDISSVMDKMHFPRSKQTEIERLIARIPAIEELKDVEDLKHLLKLKSISSKGLLPGDELLFFHLLIDGSFSNIEQIWEMVNLIQLTCFNEVTAEKFDARAVGSRGVVAHYLCKNDEFKNEFNSRCLNIGTWWNVLQRVNHSLFMWCLDVIVAHNSQCFKASSIQKEKFVDKPWELYMSQHVVVNYKILVSMMLSVLLNYHFGFNDLISLADLQDKEFRIPCPMDTLLDESSVYEVFVKKWRHYYKKF, encoded by the coding sequence ATGAGCTTGCATAGCGCGCACACGCTGGATACCTTACAGGAAGAGGCCGGGACTCCTAGAAGCAAACACAATGTTTCTACACAATCACCTGCACTGCGAGTGAAGACCGGACTATACCCGAAGCCTAGCAGTGGATCCAGCAATGGTAGCAAGACCATAGGATTAGGCATTGCACGTAGACCTAGCGACAATCTACTGATGAACTTAGCCCAGGAGCAGCAGAGGCAGCAGGGCCAGCCGTCAGCTGTGGTACCGCCGCCTTCGCGCAAACAACTGGTTTCCAGTAACGATAGACCGCTGTCCAACGAATCAATCTTAACACAAAACTCCGCATTATTTTCCTCTAATCCGAACTCCACCGCATCATCCTCCAGCGACAACTCGCGCGGTTCTTCTTTTATCGATGATCTCTCAACGGATAGTGTTAAGCGTATCGGTGACGAAACGACTTTCGCGGAAACTGACGGGGAATCCACAATAGACCTAACATCCACTTTAGGATCAGAAGTGTCCAACTCTACCCACCAGAGTCTGGTCTCCGCACCACCTAAGACCCGATATGTTTTTACAAATAGCTCCCTGACACGATCACAGGTGTCATTTTCAGCCAGCAGCCCCTctcctttgaaaaacaacatAAGCCCTAACGCAGCCCCTAACAAgctcttttccaaatcGACATCTGCTTTATCACAACAACAGGTTTTGACTCCTTCTCAGAGGTATCGCCTgcgcaaagaaaaaaacaagacgGCATTACAGAATTCCATAAAGCAAAAGGAAAAGTTCTacgaggagcaggagagCCCCAACACGGGTGGTTATACGAACGAAAGCGACATCGACAACTCTTTGATTTGGAACATTCCTGTAGCGTCAAACAGTACGAACTCGTTTCTGATGTCTCTGAAACCACCTCCAAAAACCACCAGATCCAAAAGCACGGGAGGgttttcaaggtcttccTCTCAGCATTCTAACTTATCTGAGTCTAACTCTGGGTACCTCGACTACCATGAAATGCCACCGTCGCCAGTACCGGGCTTACACAAGacttctgattttgaatATCTCCAGAAAACTTCAGAGAGTTTGTCGACCATATACCAACACTCCTCGAATAGGTTTTCTCAAAGCAAACTATGGGAGCGGAACAGCTCAATGGAATTTTTGCCAATGCAGTTTAAAACAGCTAGTGATGAAGGAATGGAAGACCTAAGACTTGTTTCTGACGACAAAGTTCGGCTGTGTAGCCCCTCAAGGCCTACGTGGCTGCCCCCAAAGGTCGAGAGCGAAAGGAAGAGCCATGAGGAACAGATAAACAAAACAATGAGTATGGCCTCGATTGACTTGTTAGACAAAAGTCGcgaaagagaagagcgTCTTGTCCGCGACGAAACAAACCGACAAAAAATTGTACTGCTAATTGACCGAGGCTTAACTCGGCAGTCCTCGTTACACaatctgaaaaaaattATTTGGGATACGCAGTTAATGCCAGAGGTTCGAGCTCAAGTCTATGATAAAATTCTACAAAGCGAAAGTCGCTTGATATCGAAGTTATATATTGAGCCACTTCGAGACATCTCCAGTGTTATGGATAAAATGCATTTTCCTAGAAGCAAGCAAACGGAAATTGAGAGGCTCATTGCTCGTATCCCTGCAATTGAGGAATTGAAGGATGTTGAGGACTTGAAACATCTCCTCAAACTCAAATCGATTTCTAGCAAGGGACTATTACctggcgatgagcttttaTTCTTtcatcttttgattgacGGCTCATTCTCCAATATTGAGCAAATATGGGAGATGGTTAACCTGATACAGCTTACATGCTTCAACGAAGTGACAGCAGAGAAGTTTGATGCTCGCGCTGTGGGCTCGCGTGGTGTGGTAGCGCACTATCTCTGCAAAAACgatgagttcaaaaacGAATTCAACTCTCGTTGCCTCAATATTGGAACATGGTGGAACGTGCTTCAGCGTGTCAACCATTCTCTCTTCATGTGGTGTTTGGACGTGATTGTCGCTCACAATAGTCAGTGCTTCAAAGCGTCTTCTATTCAGAAGGAGAAATTTGTTGATAAGCCATGGGAGCTGTACATGTCACAACACGTTGTTGTCAACTACAAAATCTTGGTATCCATGATGCTAAGTGTTCTACTTAACTATCATTTTGGCTTTAACGACTTGATCTCGTTGGCCGATTTACAGGACAAGGAATTCCGTATACCCTGTCCCATGGACACCTTACTCGATGAATCTTCGGTTTATGAGGTGTTTGTCAAGAAATGGCGTCATTACTATAAGAAGTTCTGA